Proteins encoded in a region of the Halodesulfovibrio marinisediminis DSM 17456 genome:
- the rpsS gene encoding 30S ribosomal protein S19: MPRSLKKGPFVDDHLLRKVEKAQESGDRRVIKTWSRRSMILPEMVGLTFAVHNGKKFIPVFVTENMVGHKLGEFSPTRTYYGHAADKKSKAKR, translated from the coding sequence ATGCCTAGGTCTCTTAAAAAAGGTCCTTTTGTCGACGACCATCTTCTCCGAAAAGTTGAGAAGGCTCAGGAAAGTGGCGATCGCCGCGTGATCAAGACTTGGTCCCGTCGTTCCATGATTCTTCCTGAAATGGTAGGCCTTACTTTTGCGGTTCACAACGGTAAGAAATTTATCCCAGTATTCGTGACTGAAAACATGGTAGGTCACAAACTCGGTGAATTCTCCCCGACCCGCACTTACTACGGCCATGCTGCCGACAAAAAGAGCAAGGCTAAACGCTAG
- the rplV gene encoding 50S ribosomal protein L22: MQAQATAKFVRVSTRKTRLVAKNIVGLPVEDAVNILKFTPNKGAAVINKVLHSAIANAEQVPGSDVDALVVKQVIVNEGPTWKRFMPRAQGRATRILKRTSHITVILEES, from the coding sequence ATGCAAGCTCAAGCAACCGCCAAGTTCGTACGCGTATCTACACGCAAAACCCGTCTTGTTGCTAAAAACATCGTGGGTCTGCCAGTAGAAGACGCTGTAAATATCCTTAAGTTCACCCCGAACAAAGGTGCAGCTGTAATTAATAAAGTGCTGCACTCTGCAATCGCCAACGCCGAACAGGTGCCTGGCTCTGATGTGGATGCTCTCGTGGTGAAACAGGTTATCGTCAACGAGGGTCCAACCTGGAAACGCTTTATGCCTCGTGCACAGGGTCGCGCAACTCGCATCCTGAAGCGTACCAGCCACATCACTGTCATTCTCGAAGAAAGTTAG
- the rpsC gene encoding 30S ribosomal protein S3: protein MGQKVHPYGFRLGFNKNWRSRWFSKKEYPAFVFEDSKIRKYVKKALYHAGIADIEIERAGGKVRLILSTARPGIVIGRKGVEIEKLRADLRGKFKREFSIEVNEIRRPETNAQLVAENVAMQLERRVAFRRAMKRTVSMARKFGAEGIKVSCAGRLAGAEIARTEWYREGQVPLQTLRADIDYGFAEASTTYGIIGIKVWIYKGEILDSEVGQ, encoded by the coding sequence ATGGGACAGAAAGTACATCCATATGGTTTCCGTCTTGGTTTTAACAAGAACTGGAGATCCCGCTGGTTCAGCAAAAAAGAATATCCTGCCTTTGTCTTCGAAGATAGCAAGATTCGTAAGTACGTAAAAAAGGCCCTGTATCATGCAGGTATTGCTGACATTGAAATCGAACGTGCTGGCGGAAAAGTTCGTCTTATTCTTAGCACAGCACGTCCGGGTATTGTCATCGGCCGTAAGGGCGTAGAAATCGAAAAGCTTCGTGCTGATCTTCGTGGCAAATTTAAGCGCGAATTCTCTATCGAAGTAAACGAAATCCGTCGCCCTGAAACCAATGCTCAGCTTGTAGCTGAAAACGTTGCTATGCAGCTGGAACGCCGTGTTGCTTTCCGCCGCGCTATGAAACGCACCGTTTCTATGGCTCGCAAGTTTGGCGCAGAAGGTATCAAAGTGTCTTGTGCTGGCCGTCTGGCAGGCGCCGAAATCGCACGTACCGAATGGTACCGTGAAGGTCAGGTTCCGCTTCAGACTCTGCGCGCTGATATCGACTACGGTTTTGCAGAAGCTTCTACCACTTACGGTATCATCGGTATTAAAGTCTGG